A stretch of Acropora palmata chromosome 9, jaAcrPala1.3, whole genome shotgun sequence DNA encodes these proteins:
- the LOC141893349 gene encoding activating signal cointegrator 1 complex subunit 2-like gives MSCKKKDKESDAGAVPLDLRKRSDVNPVTKIAEEVPELDPVWIEDVQFVPYTPPPLSSSDVDHAAVEELKERIEFINDDLKWLLSLTYSKFWCQVIFDESLQACLDSYLRYAPRNFDTSSLLPPDLSILHADVHKRVFMTYVRMSTNKESKENFITPSTFGDILYENFLFDIPKIMDICALYGGEDNRNTPLLRKMLQNIFSKQPKYYDDLDITISMIFDKLEDILERCGIRPKTEDSTDEPRKLRGVKNGPNRCLPVEQVEDIALYLSDTCFTVQAFVRTLPDVTHFFHKQDFVHRVACFYEDIVPYYEQYSKDIRSRTLKEKWKHSKTALVILCHSLLDAWCIEPIKSKSGEELIQNCTENALELLTSILSEKRFVSRYDSKFSIKQTLDKLEELSSVSLDETRVQYILDAVDSARKAFPRQSNNKKKSVQQERISHRKDTGQHCTENDVSDQNGLVEERNAGASSKTVSDVELFSLVSHIQDLLPGLGDGFAILCLEELNYDVEQVINVLLEDNLPPSLQNVNRNLSKDEVMKSRTQPMKTILDERHSIYDKDEFDVFTKSKVDLSKVHKGKRRNTANLKSLLSDKTDITEAVKERYSAYDVFDRHVRIVTMYDDEYDDTYDSQNVGALDADSADELTIRRPFTIPRILGGSPVPSDQEEESEEEISTTEEGKQETEEVVDKALINRRYRGPKGPKKDKTNDENEKGGQKGGPRGHGRGVSATEQKRRAHNERNKGTRANHNRKMGAAVKRGKGMGMLSSR, from the exons ATGTCTTGTAAAAAG AAAGATAAAGAATCAGACGCTGGCGCTGTTCCATTGGACTTGCGCAAGAGAAGTGACGTAAACCCTGTGACAAAGATTGCTGAAGAAGTTCCAGAATTG GACCCTGTGTGGATTGAAGATGTGCAATTTGTTCCCTACACCCCTCCCCCTCTGTCTTCCTCTGATGTGGATCATGCAGCGGTTGAAGAGTTGAAAGAAAGAATAGAGTTCATCAATGATGATTTGAAATGGCTCTTGAGCCTCACATACAGCAAATTCTGGTGTCAG GTGATTTTTGATGAAAGTTTGCAGGCATGTCTTGATAGTTATCTCAGATATGCCCCAAG AAATTTTGACACCTCATCTCTTCTTCCGCCGGATTTGAGTATTCTTCATGCAGATGTGCACAAGAGGGTTTTTATGACATACGTGAGGATGTCAACAAACAAGGAATCCAAG GAAAATTTCATCACACCAAGTACATTTGGAGACATTTTGTACGAAAACTTTCTCTTTGATATTCCAAAAATTATGGACATTTGTGCCCTCTATGGAGGAGAGGACAATAGGAACACACCACTTCTCaggaaaatgttgcaaaatatattttccaagCAACCAAA gtattaTGATGACCTTGATATAACCATCTCAATGATATTTGACAAGTTAGAGGACATTCTAGAAAGATGTGGAATAAGGCCAAAAACAGAGGATTCCACAGATGAGCCTAGAAAACTTAGGGGTGTAAAAAATGGACCGAACAGGTGTCTCCCTGTTGAACAGGTGGAAGACATTGCACTATATTTGAGCGATACTTGCTTCACGGTGCAAGCGTTTGTGAGAACACTTCCTGACGTGACCCATTTCTTTCACAAACAAGACTTTGTACATCGAGTAGCATGCTTTTATGAAGACATTGTTCCATATTATGAACAGTATTCAAAGGACATTAGGTCAAGGACATTGAAGGAGAAGTGGAAACACAGCAAGACAGCGCTTGTTATACTTTGTCATTCCCTTTTAGATGCATGGTGTATAGAACCTATAAAAAGCAA GTCTGGCGAAGAACTAATTCAGAATTGCACAGAGAATGCTTTGGAGTTGTTGACATCAATTCTCTCTGAAAAAAG ATTCGTAAGTCGCTATGATTCGAAATTCAGCATTAAGCAAACCTTGGACAAACTAGAGGAACTCTCTTCAGTGAGTTTGGATGAGACAAGAGTACAGTATATCTTGGATGCTGTGGACAGTGCAAGGAAGGCTTTCCCAAGACaatcaaataataaaaagaaaagtgttcAACAAGAGAGAATTTCCCACAGAAAAGACACTGGCCAGCACTGCACTGAAAATGATGTGTCAGACCAAAATGGATTAGTTGAAGAAAGA AATGCAGGAGCAAGCTCAAAAACTGTTAGTGATGTGGAGTTATTTTCCTTGGTAAGTCACATTCAAGACCTGTTGCCGGGATTAGGAGATGGATTTGCAATTCTCTGTTTGGAAGAACTCAATTATGATGTTGAACAAGTCATCAATGTTTTACTGGAGGACAATTTGCCACCATCccttcaaaatgtcaacagaAATTTGTCAAAAGACGAAGTGATGAAGAGTAGAACTCAACCTATGAAAACCATACTTGATGAAAGACACTCCATTTACGACAAGGATgaatttgatgtttttacCAAAAGCAAGGTGGACCTATCTAAAGTTCATAAAGGCAAACGTCGCAACACAGCAAACCTGAAGAGTTTGTTGTCTGACAAAACAGACATAACAGAAGCTGTAAAGGAGCGATATTCTGCATATGATGTGTTTGATAGACATGTGCGCATTGTCACAATGTATGACGACGAGTATGATGACACTTACGACTCTCAAAATGTTGGAGCTCTGGATGCTGACTCAGCTGATGAACTAACAATTCGAAG GCCTTTTACCATCCCACGCATTTTGGGTGGATCGCCTGTGCCATCAGACCAAGAAGAGGAGAGTGAAGAAGAAATCTCAACAACTGAAGAAGGCAAACAGGAAACTGAAGAGGTTGTTGACAAAGCTCTGATAAATCGAAGATACCGTGGACCAAAAGGACCAAAGAAGGACAAAACCAATGATGAGAATGAAAAAGGAGGACAGAAGGGGGGGCCTAGAGGGCATGGAAGGGGTGTAAGCGCAACAGAGCAGAAGCGCAGAGCACACAATGAAAGGAATAAGGGAACCAGGGCAAATCATAACCGTAAAATGGGAGCAGCTGTTAAAAGAGGCAAGGGAATGGGTATGTTATCCTCTCGATGA
- the LOC141893353 gene encoding small ribosomal subunit protein eS25-like, which produces MPPKKDSKQSSKPKDKPSSGGKAKKKKWSKGKVRDKLNNLVLFDKATYDKLYKEVPSYRLITPSVVSERLKIRGSLARRGLEELLSKGLIREVSKHHAQLIYTRATKGNEGKEGAQ; this is translated from the exons ATG CCTCCCAAAAAAGATTCAAAGCAGTCTTCCAAACCCAAAGACAAGCCCTCCTCGGGTGGCAAAGCCAAGAAGAAG AAGTGGTCCAAAGGAAAAGTCAGGGACAAGCTCAACAACTTGGTTCTCTTCGACAAAGCCACTTATGATAAGCTCTACAAGGAGGTCCCCAGCTACCGACTCATCACACCTTCAGTTGTGTCTGAAAGGCTGAAGATCCGAGGCTCACTTGCTCGCCGTGGACTTGAGGAACTTCTCTCAAAGGGTCTTATCAGAGAGGTTTCTAAACACCATGCCCAGTTAATTTACACCCGGGCTACAAAAGGCAATGAAGGAAAGGAAGGAGCTCAGTGA